A genomic region of Roseateles amylovorans contains the following coding sequences:
- a CDS encoding M13 family metallopeptidase — MKNALRLTTLALLMHLGGSAMAAPPQSGLALPGFDKSVRPQDDLFRAANGHWLSSTEIPGDKSSYGTFVQLGDLSDKRVRGIVEELAKKKGKPGSVEQKVGDYYAAYLNTAAIDKAGLAPVKPLLDSIAAIENREQLAVWMGRQTGVINTPVPLTIDADFKDPTINRLVTWQGGLGLPDRDYYLKADDERLAKARGAYQNYLETLARLARIEDPAGAAKRVIALEHRLAEVHWDKVENRDPVKLYNPMTPAELIKQAPGFDWNAFFTAASLPGLDKLSASQPSYLVGAAKILGDASLDDIKLYLTLQTLDGAADTLPKAFRDAHFAFHGAALTGAKSEKPRWQQAVGNVNGALGEAVGEVYVQRYFPPADKARMLALVNNLLASYKASIDKLSWMTPATKAQAQDKLSKYMVKIGYPDNWRNYDALEIRAGDALNNGLRAAQFEWKRQAAKASKPVDRREWLMTPQTVNAYYNPTMNEIVFPAAILQPPFYNTKADDAVNYGAIGAVIGHEISHGFDDQGSQFDGDGALRNWWTDDDRKAFDAIGAKLVAQYEGYEPIPGKHLNGKLTLGENIADLSGLQVAYKAYLRSLGGKPAPVIDGYTGEQRFFMGWSQAWREKAREERKLQLLTVDPHSPPEFRANGAAVNHDGFHEAFKTKPGDKMFKPSEERIRIW; from the coding sequence ATGAAGAATGCTCTCCGTCTCACCACCCTGGCCCTGCTGATGCATCTGGGCGGTTCCGCCATGGCGGCGCCGCCGCAGTCCGGGCTGGCGTTGCCCGGTTTCGACAAGTCGGTCCGGCCTCAGGATGACCTGTTCCGCGCCGCCAACGGCCACTGGCTCTCCAGCACCGAGATCCCGGGTGACAAGTCGTCCTACGGCACCTTCGTGCAATTGGGCGATCTGTCCGACAAGCGGGTGCGCGGCATCGTTGAAGAGCTGGCCAAGAAGAAGGGCAAGCCCGGCTCGGTGGAACAGAAGGTCGGCGACTACTACGCCGCCTACCTGAACACCGCCGCCATCGACAAGGCCGGTCTGGCGCCGGTCAAGCCGCTGCTCGACAGCATCGCCGCCATCGAGAACCGCGAGCAGCTCGCGGTCTGGATGGGCCGTCAGACCGGTGTGATCAACACGCCAGTGCCCCTGACGATCGACGCCGACTTCAAGGACCCCACCATCAATCGCCTGGTCACCTGGCAGGGCGGCCTGGGTCTGCCGGACCGCGACTACTACCTCAAGGCCGACGACGAACGGCTGGCCAAGGCCCGCGGCGCCTACCAGAACTACCTGGAGACGCTGGCTCGCCTGGCCCGCATCGAGGACCCGGCGGGTGCGGCCAAGCGCGTGATCGCGCTGGAGCACCGATTGGCCGAAGTGCACTGGGACAAGGTCGAGAACCGCGACCCGGTCAAGCTCTACAACCCGATGACGCCGGCCGAGCTGATCAAGCAGGCGCCCGGCTTCGACTGGAACGCCTTCTTCACCGCCGCGTCGCTGCCGGGCCTGGACAAGCTCTCGGCCTCCCAGCCGAGCTACCTGGTGGGTGCGGCCAAGATCCTGGGCGACGCGTCGCTGGACGACATCAAGCTCTACCTGACGCTGCAGACGCTCGACGGTGCCGCCGACACGCTGCCCAAGGCCTTCCGTGATGCGCACTTCGCCTTCCACGGCGCGGCGCTGACCGGCGCCAAGAGCGAGAAGCCGCGCTGGCAGCAGGCCGTGGGCAATGTGAACGGCGCACTCGGCGAAGCCGTCGGCGAGGTCTATGTCCAGCGCTACTTCCCGCCGGCGGACAAGGCCCGCATGCTGGCCCTGGTCAACAACCTGCTGGCCTCTTACAAGGCGTCCATCGACAAGCTCAGCTGGATGACGCCCGCGACCAAGGCGCAGGCCCAGGACAAGCTGTCGAAGTACATGGTGAAGATCGGCTATCCGGACAACTGGCGCAACTACGACGCGCTGGAAATCCGCGCCGGCGATGCGCTCAACAACGGCCTGCGCGCGGCCCAGTTCGAATGGAAGCGTCAGGCGGCCAAGGCCAGCAAGCCGGTCGATCGCCGGGAATGGCTGATGACGCCGCAGACGGTGAACGCCTACTACAACCCGACAATGAACGAGATCGTCTTCCCCGCGGCGATCCTGCAGCCGCCGTTCTACAACACGAAGGCGGATGACGCGGTCAACTACGGCGCCATCGGCGCGGTGATCGGCCACGAGATCAGCCACGGCTTTGACGACCAGGGCAGCCAGTTCGACGGCGACGGCGCGCTGCGCAACTGGTGGACCGACGACGACCGCAAGGCCTTCGACGCCATCGGCGCCAAGCTGGTCGCCCAGTACGAAGGCTATGAGCCGATCCCCGGCAAACACCTCAACGGCAAGCTGACGCTGGGCGAGAACATCGCCGACCTGTCGGGTCTGCAGGTCGCCTACAAGGCCTATCTGCGCTCGCTGGGCGGCAAGCCCGCGCCGGTGATCGACGGCTACACCGGTGAGCAGCGTTTCTTCATGGGCTGGTCACAAGCCTGGCGCGAGAAGGCCCGCGAGGAACGCAAGCTGCAACTGCTGACCGTGGACCCGCATTCGCCGCCGGAGTTCCGCGCCAATGGCGCCGCGGTCAACCATGACGGCTTCCATGAAGCCTTCAAGACCAAGCCGGGCGACAAGATGTTCAAGCCCTCGGAAGAGCGCATCCGCATCTGGTGA